The following proteins come from a genomic window of Streptococcus oralis:
- a CDS encoding ABC transporter ATP-binding protein yields MLYIWSYLKKYPKWLFLDFFGAVFFVIVNLGLPTVLARMIDEGVNKGNEQQLYVWATIMLVIILCGTLGRIVLAYAASKLTTNMVKDMRDDLYAKLQEYSHHEYEKIGVSSLVTRITSDAFVLMQFAEQTLKLGVITPMMMLSSILMIFLTSPSLAWIVAFAVPFLAVVVIYVAVKTRPLSEKQQATLDKINQYARENLMGLRVIRAFAREEFQEERFAGQNAVYAANSNRLFKLTGLTEPLFVQIIIAMIVAIVWFALDPIKQGSLQIGDLVAFIEYSFHALLSFLFLSNLFTMYPRTAVSSERLKEVMDMPISIDPNEGGVRETATHGYLEFENVTFAYPGETENPVLHNISFSAKPGETIAFIGSTGSGKSSLVQLIPRFYDVTLGKIKVDGVDVRDYRLKSLRQKIGFIPQKALLFTGTIAENIRYGKEDASHKDLHQAADVAQAKDFIESREEGFATHLAEGGSNLSGGQKQRLSIARAVIKNPDIYIFDDSFSALDYRTDAILRRRLKEVTQNATVLIVAQRVGTIMDADQIIVLDKGEIVGRGRHEELMEINDIYREIAESQLKNASLTEE; encoded by the coding sequence ATGCTCTATATTTGGTCTTATTTGAAAAAATATCCCAAGTGGTTATTCTTGGATTTCTTTGGAGCGGTTTTCTTTGTTATTGTCAATCTTGGACTGCCAACTGTTCTGGCTCGGATGATTGATGAAGGTGTGAATAAAGGGAATGAACAGCAATTGTATGTTTGGGCTACAATTATGCTGGTGATTATCCTATGTGGAACCTTGGGGCGTATAGTCTTAGCCTACGCTGCTAGTAAGCTGACGACCAATATGGTCAAGGATATGAGGGATGATCTCTATGCCAAATTACAAGAGTATTCTCATCATGAATATGAAAAGATTGGAGTGTCTTCACTGGTTACTCGCATTACCAGTGATGCCTTTGTTCTCATGCAGTTTGCAGAACAGACCTTAAAACTGGGTGTCATCACCCCCATGATGATGCTGTCTAGTATCTTAATGATCTTCCTGACCAGTCCGTCATTAGCCTGGATAGTGGCCTTTGCAGTACCTTTCTTAGCTGTGGTGGTCATTTATGTAGCGGTCAAGACTCGACCATTATCAGAGAAACAGCAGGCTACCTTAGATAAGATAAACCAATATGCCAGGGAAAATCTAATGGGACTCCGTGTCATTCGTGCCTTTGCCCGTGAGGAGTTTCAAGAGGAACGCTTTGCAGGACAAAATGCAGTCTATGCAGCTAATTCCAATCGTCTGTTTAAACTAACCGGTTTGACGGAACCCTTGTTTGTTCAGATTATCATTGCCATGATTGTAGCTATTGTCTGGTTTGCTCTGGACCCTATCAAACAAGGAAGCTTGCAAATTGGGGACCTAGTGGCCTTTATCGAATATAGTTTCCACGCCCTCTTGTCCTTCCTTTTCCTATCCAATCTCTTCACCATGTATCCTCGTACAGCGGTTTCGAGTGAACGCTTGAAAGAAGTCATGGATATGCCGATTTCTATTGATCCCAATGAAGGAGGGGTCAGAGAGACAGCAACCCACGGATATTTGGAATTTGAAAATGTCACCTTTGCCTATCCTGGCGAGACGGAAAATCCTGTTTTGCACAATATTTCTTTCAGTGCTAAACCAGGTGAAACCATTGCTTTTATCGGATCGACCGGATCTGGAAAATCCTCTCTTGTGCAATTGATTCCTCGTTTTTACGATGTCACGCTTGGTAAAATAAAGGTTGATGGTGTTGATGTGAGGGATTACCGTCTCAAGTCTCTTCGTCAAAAGATTGGTTTTATCCCGCAGAAGGCCTTACTCTTTACAGGAACTATCGCTGAAAATATCCGCTATGGGAAGGAAGATGCTAGTCACAAAGACCTACATCAGGCAGCGGATGTGGCGCAAGCCAAAGATTTTATCGAAAGCCGAGAAGAAGGCTTTGCGACCCATCTAGCCGAAGGTGGAAGCAACCTTTCTGGAGGACAGAAACAACGTCTCTCAATTGCCCGAGCTGTTATAAAGAATCCTGATATCTATATTTTTGACGATTCTTTCTCAGCCTTGGATTATCGTACGGATGCCATTTTGCGCCGTCGTCTCAAGGAAGTAACACAGAATGCAACGGTTTTAATTGTTGCTCAACGTGTCGGAACCATCATGGATGCGGACCAGATCATCGTTCTGGATAAGGGTGAAATCGTGGGTCGCGGTCGCCATGAGGAATTGATGGAAATCAATGATATCTATCGTGAAATTGCTGAGTCGCAGTTGAAAAATGCATCGCTAACAGAAGAATAG
- a CDS encoding Pr6Pr family membrane protein has protein sequence MKLNYKFIFYSRVLLFLAAFTGVYLEITKHGGFGMLLYYTVLSNLLVTIFTGYLLRVMSRSGEDWQSPTLLRLKGGVTMSIMITCVIYHFMLAPIATDFYRVENFLCHYIVPLWFLADTLFFDKQGQYKIWDPVLWTILPLVYMIFALFNGLVLKLNIPNSKDNPFPYFFLNVNKGWDVVIKWCLIIFAAYMVAGFIFYLIKQIKRK, from the coding sequence ATGAAACTGAATTACAAATTTATCTTTTATAGTCGTGTGCTCTTGTTCTTAGCGGCATTTACAGGAGTTTATTTAGAGATTACCAAGCACGGTGGCTTTGGAATGCTCCTTTACTACACAGTATTGTCCAATCTTTTGGTAACGATTTTCACTGGCTATCTACTCCGTGTGATGAGTCGTTCAGGTGAAGATTGGCAAAGCCCGACCCTGCTTCGTCTCAAGGGTGGCGTTACCATGAGTATTATGATTACTTGTGTGATTTATCATTTTATGCTTGCTCCGATTGCGACAGACTTTTACCGTGTGGAGAATTTCCTTTGTCACTATATCGTTCCACTCTGGTTTTTAGCCGATACCCTCTTCTTTGATAAACAGGGTCAATACAAGATCTGGGATCCAGTCTTGTGGACCATCTTGCCCTTGGTTTATATGATTTTTGCCTTGTTTAACGGCCTGGTCTTAAAACTCAATATTCCGAATTCCAAGGACAATCCCTTCCCTTATTTCTTTTTAAATGTGAACAAGGGTTGGGACGTGGTTATCAAATGGTGTTTGATCATTTTTGCGGCGTATATGGTTGCAGGCTTTATCTTCTATCTGATCAAGCAAATCAAGCGAAAATAG
- the tpiA gene encoding triose-phosphate isomerase, which translates to MSRKPFIAGNWKMNKNPEEAKAFVEAVASKLPSSDLVEAGIAAPALDLTAVLAAAKGSNLKVAAQNCYFENAGAFTGETSPQVLKEIGTDYVVIGHSERRDYFHETDEDINKKAKAIFANGMLPIICCGESLETYEAGKAAEFVGAQVSAALAGLTAEQVASTVIAYEPIWAIGTGKSASQDDAQKMCKVVRDVVAADFGQEVADKVRVQYGGSVKPENVASYMACPDVDGALVGGASLEAESFLALLDFVK; encoded by the coding sequence ATGTCACGTAAACCATTTATCGCTGGTAACTGGAAAATGAACAAAAATCCAGAAGAAGCAAAAGCATTCGTTGAAGCCGTTGCATCAAAACTTCCTTCATCAGACCTTGTTGAAGCAGGTATCGCAGCTCCAGCTCTTGATTTGACAGCTGTTCTTGCTGCTGCTAAAGGATCAAACCTTAAAGTTGCTGCTCAAAACTGCTACTTTGAAAATGCAGGTGCGTTCACTGGTGAAACTAGCCCACAAGTTTTGAAAGAAATCGGTACAGACTATGTAGTTATCGGTCACTCAGAACGTCGTGACTACTTCCATGAAACTGACGAAGATATCAACAAAAAAGCAAAAGCGATCTTTGCAAACGGTATGCTTCCAATCATTTGTTGTGGTGAGTCACTTGAAACTTACGAAGCTGGTAAAGCGGCTGAATTCGTAGGTGCTCAAGTATCTGCTGCATTGGCTGGCTTGACAGCTGAACAAGTTGCTTCAACAGTTATCGCTTACGAGCCAATCTGGGCTATCGGTACTGGTAAATCAGCTTCACAAGACGATGCACAAAAAATGTGTAAAGTTGTTCGTGACGTTGTAGCAGCTGACTTTGGTCAAGAAGTTGCGGACAAAGTTCGTGTTCAATACGGTGGTTCTGTTAAACCTGAAAACGTTGCTTCATACATGGCTTGCCCAGACGTTGACGGTGCCCTTGTTGGTGGTGCGTCACTTGAAGCTGAAAGCTTCTTGGCATTGCTTGATTTTGTAAAATAA
- a CDS encoding zinc ribbon domain-containing protein YjdM, translating into MNNLPNCPKCNSEYVYEDGSLLVCPECAYEWNPAEVAEVEEGVVAIDANGNKLADGDTVTLIKDLKVKGAPKDLKQGTRVKNIRIVEGDHNIDCKIDGFGAMKLKSEFVKKI; encoded by the coding sequence ATGAACAATTTACCAAATTGCCCAAAATGTAATTCAGAATATGTCTACGAGGACGGAAGTCTCTTGGTCTGCCCAGAGTGCGCCTATGAATGGAACCCTGCAGAAGTTGCAGAAGTAGAAGAAGGTGTTGTTGCTATCGATGCCAACGGAAATAAATTAGCCGACGGCGATACTGTAACCCTAATCAAGGACTTGAAAGTAAAAGGTGCGCCAAAGGATTTGAAACAAGGAACTCGTGTTAAAAATATCCGTATCGTAGAAGGTGACCACAACATCGACTGTAAGATTGATGGTTTTGGAGCTATGAAATTGAAGTCAGAGTTTGTTAAGAAAATCTAG
- the metA gene encoding homoserine O-acetyltransferase MetA: MPIRIDKKLPAVEILRTENIFVMDDQRAAHQDIRPLKILILNLMPQKMVTETQLLRHLANTPLQLDIDFLYMETHRSKTTRAEHMETFYKTFPEVKDDFFDGMIITGAPVEHLPFEEVDYWEEFKQVIEWSKTHVFSTLHICWGAQAGLYARYGVEKHQMAQKLSGIYPQDALKEGHLLFRGFDDSYVAPHSRHTEIYKEEILGKTNLEILSEGEQVGVSILASRDLREIYSFGHLEYDRDTLAKEYFRDCEAGLNPHIPENYFKNDDVNETPCLCWSSSAALFFSNWVNYAVYQETPFDWRKVEDDAAAFGYL, translated from the coding sequence ATGCCGATTCGAATTGATAAAAAATTACCAGCTGTGGAGATTTTAAGGACAGAAAATATCTTTGTTATGGATGACCAACGGGCCGCTCATCAGGATATTCGCCCCTTGAAGATTTTGATTTTAAATCTTATGCCTCAAAAGATGGTAACAGAAACGCAACTCTTGCGGCATTTGGCTAATACGCCCCTACAGTTAGATATTGATTTCTTGTATATGGAGACGCATCGTTCAAAGACGACTCGTGCCGAACATATGGAGACCTTCTATAAGACCTTCCCAGAGGTTAAGGATGACTTTTTTGATGGGATGATCATCACAGGAGCTCCGGTGGAGCACTTGCCTTTTGAGGAGGTGGACTACTGGGAGGAGTTTAAGCAGGTCATCGAATGGTCCAAGACACATGTTTTTTCTACCCTGCATATCTGTTGGGGTGCCCAAGCAGGTCTTTATGCTCGCTATGGAGTTGAAAAGCATCAGATGGCTCAGAAATTGTCAGGTATTTACCCGCAGGATGCCTTGAAAGAGGGCCATCTTCTCTTTCGTGGTTTTGATGATAGCTATGTAGCTCCCCATTCTCGTCATACAGAAATCTATAAGGAGGAAATTTTAGGAAAAACCAATCTGGAAATCCTCTCTGAGGGAGAACAAGTCGGCGTTTCTATTTTAGCCAGTCGGGATCTTCGTGAAATTTATAGTTTTGGTCATTTAGAATATGACCGTGATACTCTAGCAAAAGAGTATTTTCGTGATTGTGAGGCAGGACTTAATCCTCACATTCCAGAAAATTACTTCAAAAATGATGATGTGAATGAGACACCGTGTCTCTGTTGGTCTTCTTCAGCTGCTCTCTTTTTCAGTAACTGGGTTAACTATGCAGTTTATCAAGAAACCCCTTTTGACTGGAGAAAGGTAGAGGATGATGCGGCTGCATTTGGATATTTATAA
- a CDS encoding DnaD domain-containing protein, translating to MTYFDAFKSGNLVLPSALLLHFKELFPSSDDFLVWQFFYLQNTSALDELSPSQIAETIGKELADVNQSISNLTENGLLQYRTIELNGEIELIFDASLAFERLDNLLDSQTPAAIAPNPQNQLKDLVETFQQELGRLLTPFEIEDLSKTVKDDGIKADLIKEALREAVLNGKPNWKYIQAILRNWRHEGIQSVAQVEAKRAEREANNPKQVQASADFLDAMNLWQE from the coding sequence ATGACATATTTTGACGCTTTCAAATCAGGGAACTTGGTTTTGCCAAGTGCCCTGCTCTTGCATTTTAAGGAACTCTTTCCTTCTAGTGATGATTTTCTCGTCTGGCAATTTTTTTATCTACAAAATACATCTGCTTTGGATGAGCTGTCGCCAAGCCAAATTGCAGAAACTATTGGAAAAGAACTTGCAGATGTCAACCAATCCATTTCAAACTTGACTGAAAATGGGCTACTACAATATCGAACGATTGAACTAAATGGGGAAATTGAGCTTATTTTTGATGCTAGTTTGGCTTTTGAACGCTTGGATAACTTGTTGGACAGTCAGACTCCAGCTGCAATTGCCCCAAACCCGCAAAATCAACTGAAGGATCTGGTTGAGACTTTTCAGCAGGAATTAGGACGCTTGCTGACGCCGTTTGAAATCGAAGATCTTTCTAAGACAGTCAAAGACGATGGAATTAAGGCGGATTTGATCAAGGAAGCTCTCCGAGAGGCTGTTCTAAATGGCAAACCAAACTGGAAATATATTCAAGCAATCCTCCGTAATTGGCGCCATGAGGGTATCCAGTCTGTGGCTCAGGTAGAGGCCAAACGAGCAGAGCGAGAAGCTAACAATCCCAAACAAGTGCAAGCTTCGGCTGATTTCCTCGATGCTATGAATTTGTGGCAAGAGTAG
- a CDS encoding Dps family protein — translation MVELKKEAVKDVTTLSKTAPVALAKTKEVLNQAVADLYVAHIALHQVHWYMRGRGFLVWHPKMDEYMDSLDGYLDEISERLITLGGKPYSTLTEFLQHSEIEEEEGEFRNVEESLERVLAIYRYLITLFQKALDVTDEESDDVTNDIFVGAKAELEKTVWMIAAELGQAPGL, via the coding sequence ATGGTTGAATTGAAAAAAGAAGCAGTAAAAGACGTAACAACATTATCTAAAACAGCGCCAGTAGCATTGGCAAAAACAAAAGAAGTATTGAACCAAGCAGTAGCAGACTTGTATGTGGCTCACATTGCCCTTCACCAAGTTCACTGGTATATGCGTGGTCGTGGTTTCCTCGTGTGGCATCCAAAAATGGATGAATACATGGACAGCCTTGATGGCTATCTTGACGAAATCAGCGAACGTTTAATTACCCTTGGTGGCAAACCTTACTCAACTTTGACAGAATTCCTTCAACACAGTGAAATCGAAGAAGAAGAAGGAGAATTCCGTAACGTTGAAGAAAGCTTGGAACGTGTTCTAGCTATTTATCGCTACCTCATCACTCTTTTCCAAAAAGCTTTGGATGTGACTGACGAAGAAAGCGATGATGTTACAAACGATATCTTTGTTGGTGCTAAGGCTGAACTTGAGAAAACAGTTTGGATGATTGCGGCAGAACTAGGACAAGCTCCTGGTCTGTAA
- a CDS encoding ABC transporter ATP-binding protein, with protein MKTQSSLARLWSYLKAYRFSVFFAVFLKVLSVVMSVLEPFVLGLAITELTKNLLDMAKGLSGASINTGYIGTVLIIYLFRGLLYELGSYYSNYFMTNAVQSMTQDLRNEMTEKINRIPVFFFDKHQFGDLLGRFTSDVETVSNALQQSFLQIVNAVLTIVLVMGMVLYLNFQLAIVVILSIPVTYFGARSILKRSQPYFKEQAAILGRMNGYVQENLTGFNVLKLYSREETSHKEFSKITDDLQRVGFKASFISGLMMPALHAVSDLTYLIVAVLGGLQVIAGRLTVGNMQAFVQYVWQVSQPIQNITQLAGQMQSAKSSLDRIFDILDETEEVEGEELEILEPLTGQVTFQHVDFQYVENKPLIRDFNLEVQPGEMVAIVGPTGAGKTTLINLLMRFYDVTAGAILVDGQDIRQLSRQDYRRQFGMVLQDAWLYEGTIKENLRFGNLNASDEEIIEAAKAANVDHFIRTLPGGYNMEMNQESSNISLGQKQLLTIARALLANPKILILDEATSSVDTRLELLIQKAMKRLMKGRTSFVIAHRLSTIQEADKILVLKEGQIIEQGNHESLLQAKGFYYDLYQSQFSSKSGQSS; from the coding sequence ATGAAAACACAATCTAGTTTGGCTCGTTTGTGGAGCTATTTAAAAGCCTACCGTTTTTCTGTCTTCTTTGCCGTCTTTCTAAAAGTTTTGAGTGTGGTCATGAGTGTCTTAGAACCTTTTGTTTTGGGGCTAGCCATTACGGAGTTGACAAAAAACCTCTTAGATATGGCTAAGGGCCTTTCAGGTGCTAGTATCAATACTGGCTACATCGGAACGGTTTTAATCATTTACCTCTTTAGAGGTCTCTTGTATGAACTTGGTTCTTATTATTCCAACTATTTCATGACTAATGCGGTCCAGTCCATGACCCAAGATCTGCGAAATGAAATGACTGAAAAAATCAATCGTATCCCTGTATTTTTCTTTGACAAACACCAATTTGGTGATTTATTGGGACGCTTTACCAGTGACGTTGAGACAGTGTCCAACGCTCTTCAACAGTCTTTCCTCCAAATTGTCAATGCTGTTCTGACGATTGTCCTTGTCATGGGAATGGTTTTATACTTGAACTTCCAACTGGCTATAGTGGTGATTCTATCCATTCCAGTGACCTATTTTGGTGCTAGAAGTATCCTGAAACGTTCTCAGCCTTATTTTAAAGAACAGGCGGCTATTTTAGGACGGATGAATGGCTATGTGCAGGAAAATCTTACAGGTTTTAATGTCTTGAAACTCTATAGTCGTGAGGAAACTTCTCATAAAGAATTTTCTAAGATTACAGACGATCTCCAACGTGTTGGTTTTAAAGCCAGCTTTATCTCTGGACTCATGATGCCAGCCCTCCATGCTGTATCGGACTTGACCTATCTGATTGTTGCAGTTCTTGGTGGTTTGCAAGTGATTGCGGGTCGTTTGACAGTGGGGAATATGCAGGCCTTTGTTCAGTATGTCTGGCAGGTTAGCCAGCCTATCCAAAACATTACACAACTTGCGGGTCAAATGCAAAGTGCCAAGTCTTCGTTAGACCGTATCTTCGACATCTTGGATGAGACTGAGGAAGTAGAGGGAGAAGAACTCGAAATCCTTGAACCCTTAACAGGTCAGGTGACCTTCCAACATGTTGACTTCCAGTATGTTGAAAACAAGCCATTGATTCGAGACTTTAATCTAGAAGTTCAACCGGGAGAGATGGTGGCGATTGTTGGTCCTACTGGAGCTGGTAAAACGACCTTAATCAATCTGCTTATGCGCTTTTACGATGTCACAGCAGGCGCAATCTTGGTTGACGGGCAGGATATTCGCCAGTTGTCACGTCAAGACTATCGCCGTCAGTTTGGGATGGTCTTGCAGGATGCTTGGCTTTATGAAGGTACGATCAAAGAAAACCTACGTTTTGGAAATCTTAACGCCAGTGACGAGGAAATAATAGAAGCTGCCAAAGCGGCAAATGTAGACCACTTTATCCGAACTCTTCCTGGTGGTTACAACATGGAGATGAACCAAGAGTCAAGTAATATTTCCCTCGGACAAAAACAACTCTTGACCATCGCGCGTGCTCTCCTAGCCAATCCTAAAATTCTTATTCTGGATGAAGCGACTTCCTCTGTTGACACCCGTTTGGAACTCTTGATTCAAAAAGCTATGAAACGCTTGATGAAGGGAAGAACCAGCTTTGTCATCGCCCACCGTCTCTCTACCATTCAAGAAGCAGACAAGATTCTCGTTCTTAAGGAAGGACAGATTATTGAGCAGGGAAATCATGAAAGTTTGCTCCAAGCAAAAGGCTTTTATTATGATTTGTACCAAAGCCAATTTTCAAGTAAGTCTGGGCAATCCAGCTAA